Proteins co-encoded in one Streptomyces sp. NBC_01283 genomic window:
- a CDS encoding PTS-dependent dihydroxyacetone kinase phosphotransferase subunit DhaM, whose amino-acid sequence MAEEKLVGIVLVSHSGPVAESVAALAVGLAGGGTTAPVAAAGGTEDGGLGTSSELVAAAAAKVDGGAGIAILTDLGSAVLTVKALIAEGDELPEGARLVDAPFVEGAVAAVVAASAGADLAAVEAAAAEAYSYRKV is encoded by the coding sequence GTGGCTGAAGAGAAGCTGGTCGGCATCGTCCTCGTTTCGCACAGCGGCCCCGTCGCCGAATCCGTCGCCGCCCTCGCGGTGGGGCTCGCGGGCGGCGGGACGACCGCGCCCGTGGCCGCCGCGGGCGGCACCGAGGACGGCGGCCTGGGCACCAGCTCGGAGCTCGTCGCCGCGGCCGCCGCGAAGGTGGACGGCGGTGCGGGCATCGCGATCCTCACCGACCTGGGCAGCGCGGTCCTGACCGTGAAGGCCCTGATCGCCGAGGGCGACGAGCTCCCGGAGGGCGCCCGCCTGGTGGACGCGCCCTTCGTGGAGGGCGCGGTCGCGGCGGTGGTGGCCGCGTCGGCGGGCGCCGACCTCGCGGCGGTGGAGGCCGCGGCGGCGGAGGCGTACTCCTACCGGAAGGTGTGA